In Erigeron canadensis isolate Cc75 chromosome 1, C_canadensis_v1, whole genome shotgun sequence, a single window of DNA contains:
- the LOC122600016 gene encoding serine carboxypeptidase-like 51 has product MGKSRFVALFSVLIFLPLFNGGLAMASGTPDGSESWGYVEVRPKAHMFWWYYKSPYRPQDSSSNPWPVILWLQGGPGASGVGTGNFEEVGPLDSFLKPRNSTWLRKADLLFVDNPVGTGYSYVEDEKLLVKTDEEAATDLTTLLIEIFNGNETLQKSPLYIVAESYGGKYAVTLGLSALKAIEDKKLKLILGGIVLGDSWISPEDFVISWGPLLKDVSRIDENGLAEANGLVEKIKQQIANGKLAAATETWSDLEEVISANSNSVDFYNFLLDEGMDPVSMIASEVMRGTPRKRYSRYLDSLKKTPGGNGGLDRLMKGVIRKKLGIVPNNVEWGGQSGLVFSYLAGDFMRPRINEVDELLSKGVNVTIYNGQLDVICATKGTQAWVEKLKWDGLKTFLSIDRTPLYCGEGKKTKAFTKSYRNLHFYWILEAGHFVPVDQPCVALEMIGSITSSLVSTK; this is encoded by the exons AAGCACATATGTTTTGGTGGTACTACAAAAGTCCGTATAGACCTCAAGATTCAAGCAGCAATCCATGGCCTGTAATTCTTTGGTTGCAAGGTGGACCT GGTGCTTCAGGAGTTGGGACTGGAAACTTTGAAGAGGTGGGCCCATTGGACTCTTTCTTGAAGCCCAGAAACTCTACATGGCTAAGAAAAGCAGATCTATTGTTTGTG GATAATCCAGTTGGAACAGGATACAGTTATGTCGAGGATGAAAAGCTACTGGTGAAAACCGATGAAGAGGCTGCAACTGATTTGACAACATTGCTGATTGAAATCTTTAATGGAaatgaaactcttcaaaaaagTCCACTTTATATAGTGGCAGAGTCTTATGGTGGTAAATATGCAGTTACTCTTGGACTCTCAGCTCTCAAAGCCATTGaagataaaaagttaaaacttatTCTTGGAG GAATTGTGTTGGGAGATAGTTGGATATCACCTGAAGATTTTGTG ATATCATGGGGTCCTCTTCTAAAGGATGTTTCAAGGATAGATGAGAATGGCCTGGCTGAGGCAAACGG TCTAGTTGAGAAAATCAAGCAGCAAATAGCTAATGGGAAATTAGCAGCTGCCACAGAAACATGGAGTGATCTTGAAGAAGTGATTAGCGCCAATAGCAACTCCGTT GACTTCTACAATTTCTTGTTGGATGAAGGGATGGATCCAGTGTCGATGATAGCAAGCGAGGTCATGAGAGGAACCCCGAGGAAGAGATACTCTAGATATCTtgattctttaaaaaaaacgcCCGGTGGAAATGGTGGTCTTGATCGTTTGATGAAAGGTGTGATTAGAAAGAAACTTGGGATTGTTCCAAATAACGTGGA ATGGGGCGGGCAGTCGGGTCTTGTTTTTAGCTACTTAGCAGGTGACTTCATGCGACCAAGAATCAATGAG GTTGATGAACTTTTGAGCAAGGGAGTTAATGTGACTATATACAATGGTCAA CTTGATGTTATATGTGCAACGAAGGGAACACAAGCATGGGTTGAAAAGCTCAA GTGGGATGGTCTAAAGACATTCTTGAGCATTGATAGAACTCCATTATATTGTGGAGAAGGTAAAAAGACAAAAGCATTTACCAAGTCCTACAGAAATTTACACTTCTATTGGATTCTTGAAGCTGGTCACTTT GTGCCAGTAGATCAACCATGTGTAGCATTGGAGATGATTGGTAGCATTACAAGTTCTTTGGTATCGACAAAGTAA